The Pedobacter mucosus genome window below encodes:
- a CDS encoding SDR family NAD(P)-dependent oxidoreductase, giving the protein MKENKVWLITGASSGIGLEISKAALSAGNKVIATGRNAEKVTKNLGGASDNLLVLHMDVTDLVQINEGVNAAIEKFGTIDVLVNNAGAFYAGFFEELSPNQMERQMAVNLFGPMNVTRAILPVMRANKSGHIITISSTAALVGYELCSAYAASKFGVEGWMESLAIEIAPFGISTTIVEPGFFRTNLLEPSSTIWNELHIADYAERIAMLRPGWQAMSGTQGGDPAKLAAALLQISGEENPPKRWMAGADSISEAERKAKELLEQAEAYRQLSSSLGFEQ; this is encoded by the coding sequence ATGAAAGAAAACAAAGTTTGGCTAATCACCGGAGCAAGCAGTGGTATTGGATTGGAAATAAGCAAAGCAGCACTCAGTGCAGGGAATAAAGTTATTGCAACCGGAAGAAATGCAGAAAAGGTAACAAAAAATCTTGGTGGTGCCAGCGATAATTTGCTGGTTCTACACATGGATGTTACAGATTTAGTGCAGATAAATGAAGGCGTAAATGCTGCAATTGAAAAATTCGGAACTATAGATGTACTGGTCAATAATGCAGGTGCCTTTTACGCTGGTTTTTTCGAGGAATTAAGCCCAAATCAAATGGAGCGGCAAATGGCTGTTAATCTTTTTGGTCCGATGAATGTGACAAGAGCCATTCTTCCGGTTATGCGGGCAAATAAATCCGGGCACATCATTACCATTTCCTCTACTGCAGCATTAGTAGGGTATGAACTTTGTTCAGCCTATGCAGCATCCAAGTTTGGTGTAGAAGGATGGATGGAATCTTTAGCGATTGAAATTGCACCATTTGGAATATCTACAACTATTGTAGAACCCGGGTTTTTCAGAACCAATTTATTGGAACCATCTTCAACAATTTGGAATGAATTGCATATTGCGGATTATGCAGAACGTATTGCAATGCTTCGTCCGGGATGGCAGGCAATGAGTGGAACCCAAGGCGGAGATCCGGCTAAGTTAGCAGCTGCGTTGTTACAGATTTCAGGTGAGGAAAATCCGCCAAAGCGTTGGATGGCAGGAGCCGATAGCATTTCTGAAGCGGAAAGAAAAGCGAAAGAATTATTAGAACAAGCTGAGGCTTATCGTCAATTATCTTCTTCTTTAGGATTTGAACAGTAA